CAATTCTCATTCAATACCCTCAATTCCCTCTATTTTTTTTCGTAAAAAATCTGGCAATTCTCCTTTTTTAGCTATTTTTATAGCTTGATTTTTTGTAAATCTCCAAAAAATATCACCTTTACTATCTCTTTGAAAATCCCATGGAGAAACAGCTACTAAATCGCCTTCTTTTATCCATATTCTTCTTTTAAGTTGTCCTCTTATTCTACAAACTCTTTGTTTTCCATCAGAGCAATCAACTATTACTCTATCAAAACCGAGTAATTTATTCACTATTCCATAAACATCTCCTGGTCCTAATTCAATAGGTTCTTCTAATTCTTCTTCTGAAACTATTTTCCTTTTTCCCATAATAACCACTTTTAATTAAAAATAAAAATAGTAATTAATAAAGATGAATTTTAAAAGCTTTATTTTATATTAATACTTATATTTAAGATGTTTTTATTTTCAAGTTGAAATAAAATGTCGATAATTATTAAATATTCTAATATACTTAAAATAATGTTTAGATTAATTGGAATTATAATAGCAATAATTTCATTTTATTTACTTTATATTCTTTTACAAGTAGATTTTTTAAATCTTCCTTTATTTAAACAAATGCTTGTTCCATTATTAATAATATTAATTGTTTTATCAATATTAACTACTATATCGTAAGTTATACACTACTCTTTTTTATTATTAAATTAGATTTTTAAAATATAATGCAGGGGTTTTCCTAGCTTGGTAAGGAGGCAGGTTCAGACCCTGCTGGCGTAGACAATGGCGCAAGCCATCGTGGGTTCAAATCCCACCCCCTGCATTATGAAAAGATCTTTTAAAAAATTTCTATAACTTATCTAATTCGAATTCTTCATGTATTGCTTGAACAGCTTTTTTAGAATCTTTCTCTTTTACTACGAATGAAATATTTAATTCGGAAGAGCCTTGAGCTATCATTCTTACGTTTACTCCTTTTTTAGCAACCGCATTAAAAACTCTTGCAGCTACTCCAGGTGTTCCTTTCATTCCTGCTCCTACTACCGCGATAACGCTTATATCTTCTTCTGTTTCAATATTTTGTATAAAATCTTTTCTGAATATAGATGTTTCAAATGCAGTTATTGCTCTCTCTAAATCTTTTCTTTTAATAATTAATGAAATATTTGCTTCTGATACACTTTGTGAGATCATTAATATATTTATATTATTCTTTCCAAGCGTATCAAATATTTTTGCAGCTATTCCAGGAGTGCCAATCATTCCTATTCCGCTAACAGTTATTAATGCTACATCATTTATCGATGTTACAGCTTTTACTATTTTCCTTTCAATAATTTTAACTTCTTTAGTTATTAATGTTCCAGGATTTTCCTGATTAAATAAATTTCTTATTCTAACAGGTATATTTTCTTCCATTGCAGGTTCTAATGCTTTTGGATGCATATATTTTGCTCCAAAAACAGCCATTTCTATTGCTTCTAAAAAAGATAGTTCATGTAAAGTTTTTGCAAATGGTACAATTTTTGGATCAGCAGTCATTAATCCATCTACATCTGTCCATATCCATGTTTCATCAGCTTTTATAGCTGATCCAATTATAGTTGCAGTATAATCTGATCCGCCTCTTCCAAGAGTTGTGATCATTCCTTCTTGATCAAAAGCAATAAATCCACTTATAATTGGTATTATTTTTTTGTCCAATAAAGGAAGTATTCTCTCTCTTATTTGGTATTTTGTTACATTCATAAGTGGTTTAGCTTCTCCAAAATTTGAATCTGTTATTATCCCAGCTTCTCCACCACTATAATATTCAACTTTTAATCCAACATCTTTTAAAATTCCATAAATAATTGGAGTGGATAATCTTTCTCCAAATGATAATATATAATCTTTTATTCTAGGTGTTATCTCTCTTAAATATGTTACTCCTATTAGAGCCTTCTCTAATTCATTTATTAATTCTTTAATTATTCTTTCTATTTCTTTTTTTATATTTTCATTTTCAATAGTTTCTTCAATTATTTCTAAATGTCTTTTTCTTAAATCATTAATTTTTTCATTAATGATTTTTTCATTTTCGTTAATTGCTTCTTCAGAAATTTTTATTAAAAAGTCAGTAACTCCTTTTAATGCTGAAACAACTATTACTAATTCGTTCTCTTTAGAATATTCATGTATCGTTTTTGCTATATTTAAAATGGATTCTTTATCTTTTAAAATGCTTCCACCAAATTTCATTACTATTCTCATATTAACCACTTAAGAAGTACTCTTAATTAATAAAGTTTCTTTTATATCTATTAAATCTCTTATTATCGAACTTGCAGTTTCAATTCCACCTGCACCACGTCCAATAATTGTTTTATCTCCTGAATATTCTGTTGTAAAAGTAACAGCGTTCAATGTTCCATCTACACATATCGGATCTTTTATAGGCACTTTGATTGGTGAAACTTTTAAATCTTTATTTATTCTTCCTACAAGTTTTATTTTATATCCTTCCTTTTTTGCTTCTAATAATTCTTTTAAAGAAATATTTCTTATACCTTCAATATCTACATCTTTTAAAGTAACTTTTTTATTCATGATATAATTTGCTATAATAACAAGTTTGCATGCAGCATCTATTCCATCTATATCCATCGATGGATCAGCTTCAGCATAACCTAATTTTTGAGCATCCTCTAATGCTTTTTCAAAAGGAATATTTTCTTCAAGCATTTTTGTTAATATATAATTTGTAGTTCCATTTAATATTCCTTTAATTAAAGTAACTTTTTCTCCTTTTAAACATTTTTTAGCCAATTCGAGAATAGGTGTTCCACCTCCAACAGTCCCACTAAATTTAAAGCAAACATTATTATATTCAGCTAATTCTATTAAAGCTGGTAATGCTAAAGCTAAAGGCCCTTTATTTGTAGTTATTACATGTTTTTTATTTTTAAAAGCAGATTTTATATGCGTTAATCCTGGTTCTCCATTTTTAATATTCGTAGGAGTTGTTTCAATAACTATCTCAGCTTCATAAGATTCTATTATATCTAATGTTGTTTTTTCTTTATATCCATATTTCGGATCATAAGCTATTGAACCATATTTTTCTTTAATTTTTAGCATTCTTTCTAAATCCAATCCTTCTAAATTTATAGCAGCTCCTCCTTTATCTATAATTGCTATAATTTTTGGTTTTAATCCATATTCTCTTATTATTTCCATTTTTTTTATTAAAAGTATTTTTGTAAAATTTTTTCCAACATTACCATATCCTACAAGGATAATTCTCATTTCTACAGCACTCCTAATTAAGCAATAAAAATTAAAATATTAAGAATTTAAAAGTTTATTTAAAAATAATAAAGATATTTTTAATATGAAAGCTGCAGTATATGGAATTGATGGATTAAACATAATGGATGTTGATAAACCTAAACTTTCTAAGAATGAAGTTTTAATAAAAGTTTATAGAGCTGGAATATGTGGAACAGATAAAGCAATTGTTTCTGGTACTTATCCTATTAAGAAAACATTAATAATAGGTCATGAATTTTCAGGTATTATCGAAGAAGTTTCTCAAAATATAAATAAAGAAATTATAGGTAAAAAAGTTGTAAGTGAAATAAATATCGTATGTCATAATTGCTATTTTTGTTTAAAAGGTGAAAAAACCCATTGTTTAAATAGGAAAGCTATAGGAATAGACATTGATGGAGCATTTGCAGAATATATAAAAGTCCCATTTGAAAATATACACTTCATTCCTGAGAATATTTCAATGGATGAAGCAGTTTTTATTGAACCAATTGCAGCTTGTATAAGATCATTTGAAATTGTTCCATTTAGACCTGAAGATAATCTAGTAATTTTAGGACCTGGGCCAATAGGCTTACTTTCAATGCAAATTGCTAAAAATTATGGTATAAAGAAAATTATTGTATTAGGTACTAAAAAAGATAGATTGAAATTGGCTGAAGAACTTGGAGCAGATTTAACTATAAATGTTTCTGAAGAAAATTATATTGAAAGAGTTTTAAAAGAAACAAATGGAATTGGAGCTGATATAGTTATTGAGGCAACTGGAAATCCTAATGGAATTTCTGAAGCTATTAAGCTTGTTCGTTCAAGAGGAAAAATAATAGTAAAAACTACTTGTGGTCAATATTCAAATATAAATGCTACAGAATTGGTTGTTAGAGAAATAGAATTAATAGGAACAAGATGCGGACCATTTGATAAAGCTATAGATATGCTAGCTAATAATAAAATTGAAGTTTTAAAACTTATTTCTCATAAATTTAAGCTTGAGAATATTATGGAGGCATTCAAATTGATTAATGAGAAAAAAGCTTTAAAAATTCTTATAGAAATTTAAGAAAATGGCAAAGTTGATTGTTTTAATGAGAATTTTTTACCTAAACTTTCAAATGTTCTTTCTATTGTTTGATCAAAGAGATTTAAATAATACTCAATATCACAATCTTCCAATTCAAAAAATTCAACTGGCCTAGCTCTATAATTTATTGCTTCTTTCCCTTTTATTATTAATATTTTTATATTTTGTCCTCTATGTATTTCTATACCTTCTTTTTCTTCAAGAAATTTTGCTGCTGAAACCCCTTTTGTTACTCTTTCATATTCTTCAATTTTCTTAGTTAATTGTTCTATTATTACTAAATCCTCTTTTGTAATATTTTTAGAAATTAATTTATTCCTATATTTTTTAACATTCCCTAAAGCTTTATCAAAATCTTTTGTTTTTAAAAGGGTCTCTATTAATTCTCTTTGAGCTTCTCTAATTATTTTTGGATAATCTTTTCTAACATATTCAAATCCTTTAGATTCTATTTTTCCATTTATAAGATGTGCATATTTCTTCTTTGCTAAAAATATTGCTCTATTAGCTATGTATTGCAATTCAATTGTTATTGGAAGTTTTTTGTTAATTTTTTCAATCAATTCATAGCATTTTTCAATTTTACCATTAGTAAATTGAATGCCATCAGTATCTATATAAATTACTTTAAAACCTTCTTTCTCTATTATTTTCCTTATTTCATTAATAAAATATCTTCCAAGTTTTGTAATCAATTCTGCTGCTTCTTTATTGTATAATCTACTTCCAATCCAGCCTAAATAACCATAAATGCTATTAGCACATTTTTTTAATACGAATTGTTTTGCATATAAGCTTTTATATTGAAAAGAATCTTTTTTATATTTACCCATTTCTTCTTTTATTTTCTTCCTTTCATTAATTAATTCAAGTACTGTTTCTGAAATTAAACCTCTATTCTTTTTACAAATATTTGCTTTTATATCATTAAGTTTTAATAAACTTTCATTTGGTTTGCAGCATTTACAATTAATTGTTTCGAAGCTAATATTATATTTATGAATTATAGAAGGATACATTGAAGCTACATCTAGATACACTACATTTTCATATATACCAGGAGATTTTAACCAAACATAGCCCCCAATATATTCTTCTGCTTCTATTTTCATAGTTTTTTCAGGTCTTTCAGGTAAAAGGATATTTTTCTTCCATGCTTTTTCTAAAATTAAACTATCAACTATTTCACCCATCGTTATTCTTATAACATTGTTTGGCATTACTTTTACTAATTTTGCTAATTCAAATTGAAATGGAAGTAATTCATCTGAAACTTTTTTTATTAATTTAACTTTTTTTACAGCATATTCTATAATTTTATTTTTTCCATCTTCCTTTTTCCAAAGTTCACCAATTTTATATTCAGGTATTTCTTCCAAATCTTTTATACCCAATTCTTCAGCTACTTCAAATAACGATTTTGTTGGTAAATTTGGAAAATCTCTCCAAGCAATTGCAAATAAATCAAAATTTATCCTTCCTGCAATGTATGTTTCTTTTAATATCATTCCTCTAAAATATTTTCCTGTTTCAATTATTTCTGAGCCATCTTTTGAAATATCTATTTTTATTCCATTTTTCTTTGCTCTAGCTATAATGTATGGCCACTCATTCGCATCTTGTCCATAACCAATTATTATATCTGGATCGTATTCTTTAATAAAATTGAAGAAATCTTCTATTACTTTTTTATCATTTTTTTGATTTATAAAAATTTTTTCTTCAGAATCTGTTAAACATGCAATTACTAATATTTGATCTTCTCCTATTTTTGGATATCCATGTTTAGAATAAATTATTGTTGTGAAATACAATTTTTTAAGATTAATTTCTTGAGGTATTTCAATTTCTTTTATATTTGAAAATTCATTTGAATCTATTTCAACAATAGATAAAGGTGTTATATTATTATCTAGAATAAATTGTTGCCAAGCAGGTATTTTATCATAAGTTGTTTCAAAACCTATTTCTTTAGCTATTTTCCTTCTATCTTCAATTTTATTTGTAAAAATTTTTAATACCTCAATTTTTTCCCCATTGATTATTTTATAATCTTTTTCATAATTAAAAATTGCTTTATATTTTTTCTCATTCAATATTTTTTCAATATTTTTTATTGAAGTTTTTTTATTTAATATGTAGAAGTATGGTTTATAATTTTTTGAATAAGCAATAATTGTTTGTTTTCCATTCTTTAAAAATATTCTTAATTTATTTCTCTTTTCATCAAAATCACAAAAATAAAATATACCTCTTAACACGTATTGTATTTATTATTTATTATTATAAAAATTTTAATATAAATTTTCTTTTAATAAAGTAAAGAAGCTTTTATTTTAAAAAATAATTAAAAGATTATTATCTTCCTCCAGCTAATTCATCTAATTTTTTTACAAATTCCTTTTCTTTTCCACTTAATATTATTCCTGAAGCTGCTATACTATGCCCATCTGCAAAACCATCGTATAAATTGCATGCTTCTGGAAGGATTTTTGAAAGTGGTAAAGCTTTATTTCTCTCTATTAAAATTGATAATTGTTTTGGTGCACGTGCAGAAACTTTTACATAATTTTTTTCAAGATTTCCAAAATTTGGTATTATTGAAGACATATTCATTATTCCTATTAAATATTTATTTTGATCAACTATCCTCTTTTGAAAACTTAAATAAGAACAAAAACTTCCAATAACTTTTGTTCCCATTCCTTTAAAATTATCTTTTGCATGAAACCATTGTATATGAGACAATTTTTCTAAACCTTTTTTATATAATTGTGATAACATTTTTTTATTAGCTTCTTTCCTTTCTTCTTCAAGTTTTTTAATTTCATTTTCTGTTTTTTCATCTATTCCTTCTAAACATATTTTAATTCCTTTCTCTGGCCCTCCTTTATAATATCCAACTGAGCCTACTATTGATAAAAGTGAAGATAATCTTTTATATGATAAATTACCTAATGATAGAATTTTAATATCTTCTCCAGTTTTAGTTTTTGAAATTTCTATAATTTTTTCATTTAAAGCATCTTTAATAACTTCTTTATTTAAGCCAGTGATCATAGGAATTTCAGCTGAGCCTATTATTGCTAAATATGATAATTTTTTATTTTTTTCATTAAATTTTTTTGAGAAAAAATAAGCAATAGTTGAAGCTGAAGCATCTTTTTCTCCACTTAATCCATAAAGTTCTGGGTTTATATTATGAATTAATGGATTATCACAATATGTTGTATCATGATGGTCTAAAATAATTATTAAATTTTTTTCTTCATTTATTTTAGAAATTTTTTCTACATGTGCAGAACCTATATCTGTATAAATATATAGGAGATTATTTTTAGAATGTAATTTTTCAATTACTTCAGGAAATAATTTTTCTAAACATAAAGTTTTAATAGAAAAACCATAATCTTCAAGTGTTTTCTTTATTATTGCTGCAGAACATATTCCATCTGCTTCA
The DNA window shown above is from Nitrososphaerota archaeon and carries:
- a CDS encoding translation initiation factor eIF-1A, whose amino-acid sequence is MGKRKIVSEEELEEPIELGPGDVYGIVNKLLGFDRVIVDCSDGKQRVCRIRGQLKRRIWIKEGDLVAVSPWDFQRDSKGDIFWRFTKNQAIKIAKKGELPDFLRKKIEGIEGIE
- a CDS encoding aspartate kinase; translation: MRIVMKFGGSILKDKESILNIAKTIHEYSKENELVIVVSALKGVTDFLIKISEEAINENEKIINEKINDLRKRHLEIIEETIENENIKKEIERIIKELINELEKALIGVTYLREITPRIKDYILSFGERLSTPIIYGILKDVGLKVEYYSGGEAGIITDSNFGEAKPLMNVTKYQIRERILPLLDKKIIPIISGFIAFDQEGMITTLGRGGSDYTATIIGSAIKADETWIWTDVDGLMTADPKIVPFAKTLHELSFLEAIEMAVFGAKYMHPKALEPAMEENIPVRIRNLFNQENPGTLITKEVKIIERKIVKAVTSINDVALITVSGIGMIGTPGIAAKIFDTLGKNNINILMISQSVSEANISLIIKRKDLERAITAFETSIFRKDFIQNIETEEDISVIAVVGAGMKGTPGVAARVFNAVAKKGVNVRMIAQGSSELNISFVVKEKDSKKAVQAIHEEFELDKL
- a CDS encoding homoserine dehydrogenase — translated: MRIILVGYGNVGKNFTKILLIKKMEIIREYGLKPKIIAIIDKGGAAINLEGLDLERMLKIKEKYGSIAYDPKYGYKEKTTLDIIESYEAEIVIETTPTNIKNGEPGLTHIKSAFKNKKHVITTNKGPLALALPALIELAEYNNVCFKFSGTVGGGTPILELAKKCLKGEKVTLIKGILNGTTNYILTKMLEENIPFEKALEDAQKLGYAEADPSMDIDGIDAACKLVIIANYIMNKKVTLKDVDIEGIRNISLKELLEAKKEGYKIKLVGRINKDLKVSPIKVPIKDPICVDGTLNAVTFTTEYSGDKTIIGRGAGGIETASSIIRDLIDIKETLLIKSTS
- a CDS encoding alcohol dehydrogenase catalytic domain-containing protein, translating into MKAAVYGIDGLNIMDVDKPKLSKNEVLIKVYRAGICGTDKAIVSGTYPIKKTLIIGHEFSGIIEEVSQNINKEIIGKKVVSEINIVCHNCYFCLKGEKTHCLNRKAIGIDIDGAFAEYIKVPFENIHFIPENISMDEAVFIEPIAACIRSFEIVPFRPEDNLVILGPGPIGLLSMQIAKNYGIKKIIVLGTKKDRLKLAEELGADLTINVSEENYIERVLKETNGIGADIVIEATGNPNGISEAIKLVRSRGKIIVKTTCGQYSNINATELVVREIELIGTRCGPFDKAIDMLANNKIEVLKLISHKFKLENIMEAFKLINEKKALKILIEI
- a CDS encoding DNA-directed DNA polymerase, producing the protein MLRGIFYFCDFDEKRNKLRIFLKNGKQTIIAYSKNYKPYFYILNKKTSIKNIEKILNEKKYKAIFNYEKDYKIINGEKIEVLKIFTNKIEDRRKIAKEIGFETTYDKIPAWQQFILDNNITPLSIVEIDSNEFSNIKEIEIPQEINLKKLYFTTIIYSKHGYPKIGEDQILVIACLTDSEEKIFINQKNDKKVIEDFFNFIKEYDPDIIIGYGQDANEWPYIIARAKKNGIKIDISKDGSEIIETGKYFRGMILKETYIAGRINFDLFAIAWRDFPNLPTKSLFEVAEELGIKDLEEIPEYKIGELWKKEDGKNKIIEYAVKKVKLIKKVSDELLPFQFELAKLVKVMPNNVIRITMGEIVDSLILEKAWKKNILLPERPEKTMKIEAEEYIGGYVWLKSPGIYENVVYLDVASMYPSIIHKYNISFETINCKCCKPNESLLKLNDIKANICKKNRGLISETVLELINERKKIKEEMGKYKKDSFQYKSLYAKQFVLKKCANSIYGYLGWIGSRLYNKEAAELITKLGRYFINEIRKIIEKEGFKVIYIDTDGIQFTNGKIEKCYELIEKINKKLPITIELQYIANRAIFLAKKKYAHLINGKIESKGFEYVRKDYPKIIREAQRELIETLLKTKDFDKALGNVKKYRNKLISKNITKEDLVIIEQLTKKIEEYERVTKGVSAAKFLEEKEGIEIHRGQNIKILIIKGKEAINYRARPVEFFELEDCDIEYYLNLFDQTIERTFESLGKKFSLKQSTLPFS
- a CDS encoding DHH family phosphoesterase, with the protein product MQNLEKFFKDIENSIKKIKDFEGKEAFIIHHDEADGICSAAIIKKTLEDYGFSIKTLCLEKLFPEVIEKLHSKNNLLYIYTDIGSAHVEKISKINEEKNLIIILDHHDTTYCDNPLIHNINPELYGLSGEKDASASTIAYFFSKKFNEKNKKLSYLAIIGSAEIPMITGLNKEVIKDALNEKIIEISKTKTGEDIKILSLGNLSYKRLSSLLSIVGSVGYYKGGPEKGIKICLEGIDEKTENEIKKLEEERKEANKKMLSQLYKKGLEKLSHIQWFHAKDNFKGMGTKVIGSFCSYLSFQKRIVDQNKYLIGIMNMSSIIPNFGNLEKNYVKVSARAPKQLSILIERNKALPLSKILPEACNLYDGFADGHSIAASGIILSGKEKEFVKKLDELAGGR